DNA sequence from the Novosphingobium sp. KACC 22771 genome:
ACCCGTTCAGTCATGGCGCCGCGATGCGCCATCATGCCGCGGATTCCAAGCGTTTACTTCTCCACCGCCCCTTTGAAGGCGTCGCCTGCGTCAACGCTGGGGCGATAGGTCGGCGCGCTGCGTGCCTTTGCCGCCTGTTCATAGACATAGCCCGCACCCAGCAATTTGCCCTCCTCATAGGGCCGCGCGATAAAGGACAGCCCCACCGGCAGCCCGCCCACCAGCCCCATCGGCACGGTGAGATGCGGATAGCCCGATACGGCGGGCAGGCCGCTGGCCGATGGCCCGCGCCCCTGATCGGTATAGATGGGATCGATCAGCCATGCAGGACCCGTGGTCGGCTGCACCAGAATATCGGCCTTGGCCAGCATCACCTCCAGCCCTTCCCTGGCCGCCAGACGCAGCGATTTGGCCCGCGCGCCCAGATATTCCGGGTCGGCAATGCCGCGTGTCCCCTCGGCCTCCTCAAAACTTTCCTGCGCGAAAAGGGGCATTTCGGCCTCGGCATTGGCGCGGTTAAAGGCGATGATATCAGCCAGAGTGCGCAATTTGACCGCCGCCGTGGCGCTGGCCAGATAGGTGTTGAGATCGGCCTTCAACTCGGTCCGCAACACCTCCTGCTCGGCCGCGCCAAGGCCGTCGAGGTTGGGCCGCGTCACCTCGATCAATTCGGCCCCCTGCGCCTTGAGCACATCAAGCGCGGCGGTAAATCGCGTGCCCAGAGCCGCGCTCATCGTCGGACGATAGTAGGCCACGCGCACGCCCTTCAGGCTGGCCTGATCCAGCGTGGCGGCATAATCCTGCTTGTGCGCGTCGGCCTCGGCCGTGGCCGGATCGGCCGGATCGCTGCCCGCCATGATCGAGAGCATGATGGCCACATCGCGCACGCTGCGCGCCATTGGGCCGGGCGTGTCCTGACTGTGGCTGATCGGCACAATATGGTAGCGACTGAGCAGCCCAACCGTCGGTTTAAGCCCCACCAGACCATTGACCGAGGAGGGGCAGACCACCGAGCCATCCGTCTCCGTCCCCAATCCGCCCGCGCCGAAACTGGCCGCCACGCCCGCCCCGGTGCCGCTCGA
Encoded proteins:
- a CDS encoding amidase gives rise to the protein MIPATAQAAVKQEAKVEEIPLWELSAQLQRGAISSEAVTAAYLERIAAMDRKGPQLRAIIAINPDAMAQARASDARRRAGAALGPLDGVPILIKDNIETQDPIATTAGSLALRDNVGGRDAPVVARLRAGGAVILAKTNLSEWANIRSTHSISGWSAVGGQVRNPYALDRSPCGSSSGTGAGVAASFGAGGLGTETDGSVVCPSSVNGLVGLKPTVGLLSRYHIVPISHSQDTPGPMARSVRDVAIMLSIMAGSDPADPATAEADAHKQDYAATLDQASLKGVRVAYYRPTMSAALGTRFTAALDVLKAQGAELIEVTRPNLDGLGAAEQEVLRTELKADLNTYLASATAAVKLRTLADIIAFNRANAEAEMPLFAQESFEEAEGTRGIADPEYLGARAKSLRLAAREGLEVMLAKADILVQPTTGPAWLIDPIYTDQGRGPSASGLPAVSGYPHLTVPMGLVGGLPVGLSFIARPYEEGKLLGAGYVYEQAAKARSAPTYRPSVDAGDAFKGAVEK